The Silvibacterium dinghuense DNA window TTCCCCACGCAAGCCAAAATCAGGCTTGCATGGACCACCGTAAATCTCAGCTCGCGACCAACGGGAGCGGCGGCCGAAGGCAAAAGGCCCGCACGGTCAGTGCCGCGACCAACGGAAGCGGAGGCCGAAGGCGTAAGGCCGGGACGGCAGTCCCCGAAGGCGATCCGGCCTGCGCGCAGCAGCCGGGACGGCCAGTCCCGGCGAGCACTTGATATCCTGATTGGGTCTGGAGGAAACACCCCACCTATGTTGAACCTGCAAGGAAAAGTCGCGGTCATCTTCGGCCTCGCCAATAAGCGCTCCATCGCCTGGGGCATCGCCCAGAAGCTGCACGAGGCCGGTGCCACGCTCGCCATCGGTTACCAGAATGAGCGCCTCAAAGCCGAGGCCCATCAGCTCATCACCGAGCTGCCCGGCTCCGATGCCTTCCAGTGCGATGTCGTCAACGACGCGGAGATCGAGCAGACCTTCGCGCTGCTCAAGGAAAAGTACGGGAAGGTCGATATCCTGGTCCATTCCGTCGCCTACGCCATGGCCGACGATCTCAAGAACGACTTCTCGCTCACCAGCCGTGAAGGCTTCCGCACCGCGCTCGAGGTCAGCGCCTACTCGCTGATCGCGCTCAGCCGCGCCGCGGCCCCGCTGATGCCCGAAGGCGGCAGCATCCTGACGCTCACCTATTATGGTGCGGAGAAGGTCGTGCCCAACTACAACGTGATGGGCGTAGCCAAGGCCGCGCTCGAGGCCAGCGTCCGCTACCTGGCTGCCGATCTCGGCAGGAAGCAGATCCGCGTCAACGCCATCTCCGCCGGCCCCATCAAGACGCTGGCAGCACGTGGCATCGGCGGCCTGAGCGACATGCTCAAGGCGCACGCCGACCGCGCTCCGCTGCACCGCAACACCGACCAGCTCGAAGTCGGGGGTACCGCTGCCTTCCTGGCCTCGGACCTGGCCAGCGGCATCACCGGAGAAGTCATCTACGTCGACTCCGGCTACAGCATCATGGGGTTCTAGAGCGGAATCTGGGTAACCGTACCCTCCCCATATGGGTACATGTGTCCTTTTCTTGAGGAAAAGGACACGGAGAGATAGCGCCTCCGGATATATCTACCCGGATTCCGCTGGAACCTCACCGGCCTCGCGGCTGCGCTTCCAGCGCCGCGAGGCCGTTTTACGCCCTTGCGCGTCTGCTATGCTGCCCACAACAGCAATCCATGCGCATTCCGGCTCTGGCCCTTCTTCCGCTCGTTGTGCTCTCGGCCCCGGCCGAGAAGAAGCACCGCGCGGTCTTCTACTGGAACATGCGCCAGCAGGATGTGATCTCCCTCGTCCATCACGTCCCCCAGAACGATGCCATCCGCCTCGCCCAGCTCCGCCAGACCTTCCACGACCTGCACTGTCTCTCGCCTGACATCCAGGAGCAGCACTCGTCCCAGGGCGTTAATCTGCTCTGCCAGCTCCCCGGCGAAACTCCCGGCATGATCGTTGTCGCTGCTCACTATCAGCACATCGGCAATGGAGAAAGCGCAGTCGGCGACTGGTCAGGCAGCACCATGCTGCCCTTTCTTTACCATGCGCTCACAGCGCAACCCCGCCGCCACACCTATCTCTTTGCCGCCTTTGCCGGTGAAGACGGGGCCAGGGACTGGATGCGCAGCCTCACTTCCGATCAGCGCAAGCATATTCAGTACATGATTGCCCTGGACGCTCTCGGCCTCAGCCCTGTGAGCTTTTATCTCCACCCGCTCGACATGCACTTCACAGCAACGGAGACCACTCTAGTCGACACGCTGGAATTGTCGGCGCGCGAATCCGGCCTTCCGATACCGCAGCCACTCACCCCGCATCGATGGTTCCGCATCGATGACACGAAGCAGTTCCGGTATCGGAATATCCCCTCCATCGTGATCTATTCCGAAGGAGCCGACCACGGCACGCTGCCTGGCGGCGATCTGGACACCGCTGCCGCCATCCAGGATGACCTTTATTACGACACCTACCACCTGCTGTGCACCTTCATCGCAGAGCTGGACCAGGTATCCGACACAGACAGTTTTTCCTCCAGCCCGCAGCGATTCCACATGTGGTGAGCTGCGATGCCGGAGAGTTATCCCCCAACTGGAGTACGCATGACGACAAGACGTAACTTTCTTTCCCTTGGCGCTCTCACCGCCGCCGGCCTCGGCCTCGGCACACAAGCCTCTTTTGCCGACGAAATTCGCCCTTCACTTACCGCGGACGAGGTTCGCGCGCTCAAGCCGCCGTCCAAGCCGGTCATCATTACCCGTGTGACCGGCGATCAGACCGTCCAGGAAGCCTATCAGATGCTGCTCGACGGCCAGGACACCCTCGACGCCGCGCACCATGTCTGCCTGGGACGCGAAAACGACCCCAACGATCACAGCGTCGGCTACGGCGGCCTGCCCAACGAGCAGGGCGTCGTCGAACTGGACTCCTGTTGTATGCATGGCCCCACGCGGCGGGCCGGCTCAGTGGCCGGCGTGCAGAATATCCGCAACGTCTGCCTGCTGGCCCGCAAGGTCTACGAGCACTCGGCCCACGTGATGATGGCCGCCAAGGGCGCGGAGGATTTCGGCGTAGACCTCGGCTTCAAGCGCGAAGACCTGCTCACCGAAGATGCCCGCCGCATCTGGATGCTCTGGAAGGAAAGCAACTCGCAGATGGACTGGTGGGGCCCCGGCCTGCCCGATCCGGACTGGAAAGACCCGTATGCCGGCCGTCCAGCCCCGAAACCGACGATGGACCTGCATGGCATGTCGGAAGACCAGAAGAAGACTTCAGAGCTCGAACCGCTGCCTGTCCCGGGCGGCAAAGTTCCCCGCCAGCCTACTGCGGAATGGCAGCCGGTGATCGCTGACCGCACCCGGAAATTGATGGCCATGGCTGCCGATCTCGGCATCACGCCGGAAAAACGCCTGTTCGCCGCACAACAGATCCTCTGGCCGACGACCGGCACCATCCACGTCTCGGCGATCAATACAAAGGGCGAGATGTCCGGCGCGACAACCACCTCCGGCCTGGCATGGAAGCTGCCCGGCCGTATCGGCGACTCACCCATCCTCGGAGCCGGCTCATGGACCGATCAGGACGTAGGCTCGGCCGGTGCCACCGGTACCGGCGAGGAAAACATCAAGATCGTCGGCGCACACACCATCGTCGAGCTGATGCGCCACGGCTACAGCCCGAAGGAGGCCGGTCTCGAGGCATTGCGCAGGATCGTGCGTAACTATAACGGGGACATGCGGAAGATCCGCTATCTGGATATGGAGTTCTATATTGTCCGCAAGGACGGTGCTTACGCCGGTGTCTCACTCTGGAGCACAGGGGCAACAGGACGGCCGCGCGAGTTTGTAGTCCACGATGGCACGTTCCGGGTCGAGCCCTGCGCTTATCTATTGGAAGGCACGATGACGATCTGGCCACCCTTCTAGTTCTTCCAAGAAATTCCATTTTGGGAAAAGGCATAGCTTCGGCTATGCCTTTTTACTTTTGATTTGCAGCGTTTTCTTTCTTTCCAATAAAGATCAGTTATTAGTAAATGAATTATCTTTCCCTATCTCCCTTCTAACCGGAATCGACGGACAGATAGCCTGGACAGCACTTTTCTATGCAGCAGGAGTACACGAGTCAAAGATGTGCTCCTGGAAGATAGGCGATGGAGATAGCGCCATCGAGTCAACAATTTATTGACACCGCCAGCCTATCTACGCGTTGACGCTTCCATTCTGGCCTGCTACTTTCTGCGACTTTTTCCCTTCCTATTACTTCCGCCGCAGCTAGTAACTGACAGGTTAGAACTTGGCGTGTACAGAAGTGCAAACTTCCCCAAATCTAGAAAATAGTTCCACAAAAGTTGTACATGCCTACAACTTACGAGGGTAATCTCGACACAAGACATCTAGCTCCGGCGTCCCCCGGGCTCTTAGGAGAAACCTCTCATGACCAAACTGATTCCAGCTTTCGTACTCGCCACATTTGCTCTTCCTCTTACTTCCGCCTTGGCCATGAGTGTTTCCACCTCTAACCTGGCGATGAGCCCCAGCAGCCCGCATCCGGTTCCGCCGCCTGCTCTGGCGATGAGCCCTGCCAGCCCGCATCCGGTTCCGCCGCCTGCTCTGGCGATGAGCCCTGCCAGCCCACATCCGGTTCCGCCGCCTGCTCTGGCGATGAGCCCTGCCAGCCCGCATCCGGTTCCGCCGCCTGCTCTGGCGATGAGCCCTGCCAGCCCGCATCCGGTTCCGCCGCCTGCTTTGGCGATGAGCCCTGCCAGCCCGCATCCGGTTCCGCCGCCTGCTCTGGCGATGAGCCCTGCCAGCCCGCACCCGGTTCCGCCGCCTGCTCTGGTTTAACGTCCTAACACAAATGTGCAAGGCCTGAATTGCATCTATCGTGCAGTTCAGGCCTTTTCTTCTATGCTGTATCCTTTGCCTTAGCTAAGAGGCAGGAATGCAGACGACGTATCTTGACAATGCTCTCTGGGGAATCGCATTTCTTGGCGAATGCGCACTCCTCTGCATTCTGCTCTTCCGTAGGGCCTTTCGCAGCTTTCCCGTTTTTACCCTACTGATCTCCCTCTATTTGGCATCGGAAGGCTACTATTACTTTTTTCTCCGTCACGCCAGCTATAACGTTTATTTAAAGTCCGACTTTATCCAGTCGTTGATTCTTTCAGCTGTTGAGCTGGGCGTTCTGATTGAAATTGCAGCCAATGTCCTGGCACCTGCCAAACGATCCCTGCTCGGGAAGCTATTCTCTATCCTGTTTATTCTTATAGGACTATTTGGCTTGGGCGGTTTCACCTACGCAATGCACGCCAATGCTTCGAGTTTGGCACATCCCCGCACAATCTTCGTAGCCAACAATACGATTGCGATTCTTCGGCTCATCACGTTCCTGGTTATCGCAGGATTTGCGCAGGTCCTGGGACTGGGCTGGAAGAATCATGTCCTGCGGCTTGCTTCCGGACTTGCCTTCTATGCCGCCGTCTCGCTGGTCGCCACATTGCTCCAGAACCGGATGCATGGCGGCCCGAGCTATTACACCCAATACCATGCCCTCCAACAGGTCGTGGGAGCCAGCTACATCTGTGCCCTGTACTACTGGTCTTATGCCTTCCTGAGAAAAGAAGCCCCAAGGAAGGAATTTAATTCCAAAATGTCGGAATTTTTGATATCAATATCAGCATTCCCAAAGCAGCAGCAGTCAATCGTTGCTAGGAAACACAGGTAACGTATGGTTCTGCCTATTCTCACAGCCTCCGTCGTGCTCCTGCTCTTCGGCTATGCGGTCTACTGGCGTCGCAGCCAGTCCCGTCGCCGGGCTAAGGATTGGGATTCGATCGTCGCACGGCTCCGCTCCAACAGTGAGTTCGGCTTCGCCGAAGTCACCGAACGCTACCTCTACAGCGACCAGATCAACGCCACCCCCGCCGACATCTGGCGCCGCATTGACGGCGCGAACGGCCTCTGGGCAATGTTTACCAATGCCGGAGTCCTGCTCGAACTCGCCGATTACGCCAGCGAACATGGTGAAAACGTCCCGGAGCAGCTGATCGAAGAGCTGCGGAGCGACGCCCTCCAGCTCCGTGTCGCGGTACTGATTTCTCTCGTCAAGTATGGTTTCTCCCGCTCGGGCGTTGCCGCCTCGGTGCATGCGCACCGTGCGGCCAGCGCATACAGCGCCATGCTGGCTCATATGACGATGCTCTTCCAGGAGCACTCTACCCTGTTCTTCCCGCGCTTCCTGGAATCGATGTAAAGCTCGATGTAAAACATCGATCAAGAGCCTCAGTCAAAACGCAAGGCCGCTTTGCCCCTCCCCGGAATAAAAGCCCACGCACCAAGCGTGGGCTTTGCTCTTTTTGGAATGAATGCCTTACGCGGGGTTTTCAGCGAGAAAACGTTCCAGGCGGGATGCCTCTTCCTCGCTGAGGCGGAAGGTCGCCGCAGGCAGCACGCCATCCACCTGGTCAGGCCGGCGGGCGCCGACTATGGCTGCGGTAATCGCCGGATTGCGAAGCGTCCAGGCGATGGCGACCACGCCCGCCTCAACACCATGCGTTTTACCTATTTCCCGCAGGATTTCCACAAGCTTCAGATTGCGTGAAAGCTTGGGTTCGTTGAAGTTCGGGCTCTTCCTGCGCCAGTCATCGGCCGGCATCTGGGCAATACGCTCGGCGGTCATCTTGCCGGTGAGCAGACCTGAAACCATGGGCGAGTAGTTGATGACGCCGATATTGTTCTCCCGGCAGAAGGGCAGAATTTCGGCCTCGATGTCACGGCGCAGCAGGGAGTAAGGCGGCTGGAGCGAGGTAATCGGGGCGATCTTCTGGGCGCGCTTCATCTGCGCGACGGAAAAATTGGAGACGCCGAGATAACGGACCTTGCCCTGCTGCTGGAAGCGGGCAAGCGTCTCCCAGCCTTCTTCAATCTCCTCATCCGGATTAGGCCAGTGAATCTGGTAGAGGTCGATGGTGTCGACACCGAGGCGGCGGAGCGAGTTTTCGATCTCCTCCTCGAGCGACTTCGCCTTGAGGCTGCGGTAGATGGAGCGGTCTTCATGCCAGCGCATGGAGCACTTGGTGAAAACAAAAGGCTTGTGCGGGTTCTGTCTCAGGGCCTTGGCAACCACCTCTTCCGAGTGGCCGAGGCCGTAGATAGCCGCAGTGTCGATCCAGTTCAGGCCAAGATCGAGAGCGCGCTCGATGGTGCGGACCGACTCGTCGTCATCCTGGGCCCCCCAGGCGAACTCCCAGTTGCCGCCGCCGATCGCCCAGGCCCCGTAACCGATCGGGGTCAGATCCATATCCGAGTTGCCGAGGCGGCGCAGCCCGAATGTCTTCTCTTGAGAAAGCTGTGGTGTAGCCATATCCGATTGGATGCCGGGACTGGCCGTCCAGGCTTTTCGCTTCGCGTGGCGCTCCCGCTGGTCGCGATCTGGAAGTATAGCCCTCTTCTTAAACAAGATCGTCATTCCGACCGGAGCGTACCGGGGCCGGAGAAACACCAAGGCACGAACTTTGCCGGCAAGCCCTACGCTTCGATGAGAAACCTGCCATCCTGCATGATCTGCTCGTCGTCGACCCAGATGCTGAAGCGGAGGCCAACGACATCGATGTGCGTGGTCGAGGTCCAGGGCGCGCCGGTGTGCTCGCCATAGGGGTTACCGAAGGCGATATGAATGCCGGGGAACTTCTCGTCCTGCAGGATATTGCCGATCACGTGATCGACGCCGAGATTGGTTCCGATAGCAAACTCACCGACACGATCGGAGTTCTCGTCTGTGTGCGTGTAAGCCCAAAAGTCGTCGCGCAGTTCGCGGTTCTCGCTCTCGCAGCTGACAATGCGGTTGC harbors:
- a CDS encoding aldo/keto reductase; translation: MATPQLSQEKTFGLRRLGNSDMDLTPIGYGAWAIGGGNWEFAWGAQDDDESVRTIERALDLGLNWIDTAAIYGLGHSEEVVAKALRQNPHKPFVFTKCSMRWHEDRSIYRSLKAKSLEEEIENSLRRLGVDTIDLYQIHWPNPDEEIEEGWETLARFQQQGKVRYLGVSNFSVAQMKRAQKIAPITSLQPPYSLLRRDIEAEILPFCRENNIGVINYSPMVSGLLTGKMTAERIAQMPADDWRRKSPNFNEPKLSRNLKLVEILREIGKTHGVEAGVVAIAWTLRNPAITAAIVGARRPDQVDGVLPAATFRLSEEEASRLERFLAENPA
- a CDS encoding isoaspartyl peptidase/L-asparaginase, whose translation is MTTRRNFLSLGALTAAGLGLGTQASFADEIRPSLTADEVRALKPPSKPVIITRVTGDQTVQEAYQMLLDGQDTLDAAHHVCLGRENDPNDHSVGYGGLPNEQGVVELDSCCMHGPTRRAGSVAGVQNIRNVCLLARKVYEHSAHVMMAAKGAEDFGVDLGFKREDLLTEDARRIWMLWKESNSQMDWWGPGLPDPDWKDPYAGRPAPKPTMDLHGMSEDQKKTSELEPLPVPGGKVPRQPTAEWQPVIADRTRKLMAMAADLGITPEKRLFAAQQILWPTTGTIHVSAINTKGEMSGATTTSGLAWKLPGRIGDSPILGAGSWTDQDVGSAGATGTGEENIKIVGAHTIVELMRHGYSPKEAGLEALRRIVRNYNGDMRKIRYLDMEFYIVRKDGAYAGVSLWSTGATGRPREFVVHDGTFRVEPCAYLLEGTMTIWPPF
- a CDS encoding enoyl-ACP reductase FabI, encoding MLNLQGKVAVIFGLANKRSIAWGIAQKLHEAGATLAIGYQNERLKAEAHQLITELPGSDAFQCDVVNDAEIEQTFALLKEKYGKVDILVHSVAYAMADDLKNDFSLTSREGFRTALEVSAYSLIALSRAAAPLMPEGGSILTLTYYGAEKVVPNYNVMGVAKAALEASVRYLAADLGRKQIRVNAISAGPIKTLAARGIGGLSDMLKAHADRAPLHRNTDQLEVGGTAAFLASDLASGITGEVIYVDSGYSIMGF
- a CDS encoding M28 family peptidase; translation: MRIPALALLPLVVLSAPAEKKHRAVFYWNMRQQDVISLVHHVPQNDAIRLAQLRQTFHDLHCLSPDIQEQHSSQGVNLLCQLPGETPGMIVVAAHYQHIGNGESAVGDWSGSTMLPFLYHALTAQPRRHTYLFAAFAGEDGARDWMRSLTSDQRKHIQYMIALDALGLSPVSFYLHPLDMHFTATETTLVDTLELSARESGLPIPQPLTPHRWFRIDDTKQFRYRNIPSIVIYSEGADHGTLPGGDLDTAAAIQDDLYYDTYHLLCTFIAELDQVSDTDSFSSSPQRFHMW